The following coding sequences are from one Salvia hispanica cultivar TCC Black 2014 chromosome 3, UniMelb_Shisp_WGS_1.0, whole genome shotgun sequence window:
- the LOC125216837 gene encoding transcription factor bHLH84-like: METVGAICEGEWNSSFSGICSDEADFMAQLLGNCSVPSAAFWAANDGDFAAKDTNATTIFSFSLGNNNSITLSYPYVSNNTSLMAMDYSVLDAKNSVLEGDCFLNDGSSEDKLPGEVLQESSHITTHSHHISKKRPQIPTGCQRNKRLKKCAKAEDENDTNNTTSTNLVLHRQSSSSGCCSEDESNASKSSSSSRRSGAQDMKGKARASRGSATDPQSLYARKRRERINERLRILQNLVPNGTKVDISTMLEEAVQYVKFLQLQIKLLSSDDLWMYSPIAYNGMDLGLDLKIPSPKPQS; this comes from the exons ATGGAAACTGTGGGAGCAATCTGTGAAGGGGAATGGAACTCTAGCTTTAGCGGGATCTGCTCAGACGAGGCGGACTTCATGGCGCAGCTGCTCGGGAACTGCTCTGTCCCGAGTGCTGCTTTCTGGGCTGCAAATGACGGAGATTTTGCTGCCAAGGACACCAATGCCACCACCATCTTTTCCTTTTCACTTGGAAATAATAACAGCATCACTTTGAGTTACCCTTATGTGAGCAACAACACCTCTTTGATGGCAATGGACTACTCTGTGCTTGATGCCAAGAACAGTGTTTTGGAAGGCGATTGCTTCCTAAACGACGGAAGCTCAGAGGACAAACTGCCCGGAGAAGTTCTTCAAGAATCATCACATATCACCACCCATTCTCATCATATATCCAAGAAAAGGCCTCAAATCCCTACAGGA TGTCAAAGAAACAAGAGGCTCAAGAAATGTGCTAAGGCTGAAGATGAAAATGACACCAACAATACTACTAGCACTAATCTGGTGCTTCACAGACAGAGCTCATCGAGTGGCTGCTGCTCAGAGGACGAATCAAATGCTTCCAAGTCGAGCTCGAGCTCGAGGAGAAGTGGAGCTCAGGACATGAAGGGAAAGGCTAGAGCGAGTAGGGGATCGGCTACTGATCCACAGAGCTTATATGCAAGG aaaagaagagagagaatcaATGAGAGATTGAGAATCCTGCAGAACTTAGTGCCAAATGGAACTAAG GTTGATATTAGTACAATGCTTGAAGAGGCTGTCCAATATGTCAAATTCTTGCAGCTGCAGATtaag CTATTGAGCTCAGATGATCTATGGATGTATTCTCCTATTGCCTACAATGGAATGGATTTAGGACTTGACTTGAAGATTCCCTCTCCAAAACCACAATCATGA